The Caloenas nicobarica isolate bCalNic1 chromosome 30, bCalNic1.hap1, whole genome shotgun sequence genome contains a region encoding:
- the LOC135999908 gene encoding olfactory receptor 14J1-like gives MSNSSSITQFLLLAFSDTRELQLLHFWLFLGIYLAALLGNGLIITTIACDQHLHTPMYFFLLNLALLDLGSISTTVPKSMANSLWDTRAISYTGCVAQLFLFLFSISREYFLLTIMSYDCYIAICKPLHYGTLLGSRACVHMAAAAWATGFLTALLHTANTFSLPLCKGNALDQFFCEIPQILKLSCSDAYIREAGLLALGILVVFVCFIFIVLSYVQIFRAVLRIPSEQGRHKAFSTCLPHLAVVSLFVSTGAFAYLKPPSISSPSVDLVVSVLYSLVPPAVNPLIYSMRNQELKGALRKL, from the coding sequence atgtccaacagcagctccatcacccagttcctcctcctggcattctcagacacacgggagctgcagctcttgcacttctggctcttcctgggcatctacctggctgccctcctgggcaacggcctcatcatcaccaccatagcctgtgaccagcacctgcacacccccatgtacttcttcctgctcaacctcgccctcctcgacctgggctccatctccaccactgtccccaagtccatggccaactctctgtgggacaccagggccatctcttacacaggatgtgttgcacagctattcttgtttctcttctccatttcaagagagtattttcttctcacaatCATGTCCTACGActgctacattgccatctgcaaacccctgcactacgggaccctcctgggcagcagagcttgtgtccacatggcagcagctgcctgggccactgggtttctcactgctctgctgcacacggccaatacattttcactgccactgtgcaagggcaatgccctggaccagttcttctgtgaaatcccccagatcctcaagctctcctgctcagatgcctacatcagggaagctgggcttcttgcACTTGGTATATTAGTAGTatttgtgtgtttcattttcattgtgctgtcctatgtacaaatcttcagggccgtgctgaggatcccctctgagcagggacgccacaaagccttttccacgtgcctccctcacctggccgtggtctccctgtttgtcagcactggtgcatttgcctacctgaagcccccctccatctcttccccatcagtggatctggtggtgtcagTTCTttactctttggtgcctccagcagtgaaccccctcatctacagcatgaggaaccaggagctcaagggtgctctgaggaaactg